The following are encoded in a window of Arctopsyche grandis isolate Sample6627 chromosome 4, ASM5162203v2, whole genome shotgun sequence genomic DNA:
- the LOC143910256 gene encoding zwei Ig domain protein zig-8-like, translated as MLPRYLQLGNHTVDVNTLFKVPQSDDLPQRSTHEDRRRISITGVSEGPRLEDFEETVVPEQKQNVKHTGSGTGQFPWMRPRTQHEHDRRHGPHFEDESSDNSSVTVQLGHTTHLDCRVSFLRDKTVSWLRRRPGEAPRLLTVGAHTYTGDPRYTVQFRYPGNWRLQLTNANKSDEGLYECQLSTHPPSVIRVYLSVNAPEVTIVDEAGRPLREQYYEAESTLSLRCTVRGEGAGPPIWWLHGLRPLHMDTRRGGVSVRTERLPGGGGADSHLRLSKLTPTDAGNYTCVLPHRHTYTVLVHVLNEESLAELQQGSSTCGPPTFTGLALAVLFALLACS; from the exons CACGTTGTTCAAGGTGCCTCAGAGTGATGATTTGCCTCAGAGGTCCACTCACGAGGATCGAAGACGGATTTCTATAACAGGAGTTAGCGAAGGACCTAGATTGGAGGACTTTGAGGAGACTGTAGTACCAGAACAAAAGCAGAACGTTAAACATACGGGTAGTGGGACCGGTCAGTTTCCTTGGATGAGACCGAGGACTCAGCACGAGCATGATAGGCGACATGGACCACACTTTGAGGATGAGTCGTCGGATAATTCATCGGTGACGGTGCAGTTGGGTCATACGACGCATCTCGATTGTAGAGTCAGTTTCCTCCGGGACAAAACG gtaTCATGGCTCAGAAGGCGACCCGGTGAGGCACCACGTCTATTGACTGTAGGGGCCCACACATATACTGGGGACCCCAGATATACAGTGCAGTTCCGGTACCCTGGAAACTGGCGATTGCAGCTCACAAATGCCAATAAATCGGACGAAGGACTTTACGAGTGTCAACTGTCAACACATCCACCGAGCGTCATCAGAGTCTACCTGTCGGTCAACG CTCCTGAGGTAACAATAGTAGATGAAGCAGGTCGTCCCCTGCGCGAGCAGTATTACGAAGCCGAGTCAACCCTTTCGCTGCGATGCACGGTTCGAGGCGAAGGAGCCGGGCCGCCTATATGGTGGCTTCATGGACTTCGCCCCTTGCACATGGACACCAGGAGGGGTGGAGTCTCAGTGCGTACCGAGAGACTTCCTGGGGGAGGAGGCGCCGACAGCCATCTTCGTCTGAGCAAATTGACCCCGACTGATGCTGGAAACTATACCTGTGTACTACCGCATAGACACACGTATACAGTGCTGGTGCATGTACTCAATG AAGAAAGCCTAGCTGAACTGCAGCAGGGCTCGAGTACCTGCGGTCCCCCTACTTTTACCGGATTGGCCCTAGCCGTACTGTTCGCTCTCCTAGCCTGCAGCTGA